One window of the Archaeoglobus sulfaticallidus PM70-1 genome contains the following:
- a CDS encoding methyltransferase, producing the protein MEAVYRFNELFMEPPEEFEPFFEDILNGFRKFFLFKSAVDVGIFDMLKEPKTLHEIESKTGFNNKILFLFLENLVKLGLLRKDGDRYVNSEMADKFLTDSPYSQLYYVRNAMESSLIWLNLPKALKGEQTRFNIENFFSQRIIHSLAQNSLLGELQSTVKLISSLNFFRKARKLLDLGGGHGLYSIAFTMLNENLKAYVFDLPDVVEETKKYIRKYNARRVDVIPGNFFTDELGEDYDIVFSSYNPGGKRAELIPKIWRCLKNGGIYINRQCFPESDIDLADLHWNLWNFGIEKGLKAYTFEGDLSLEGYINALEDTGFEILNVFKMKDDVKMIVARKL; encoded by the coding sequence ATGGAAGCCGTATATCGCTTTAACGAGCTTTTTATGGAACCTCCTGAAGAATTTGAGCCTTTCTTTGAGGACATTCTGAATGGGTTCAGGAAGTTCTTCCTGTTCAAAAGTGCCGTCGATGTAGGAATATTCGACATGCTTAAAGAACCAAAAACCCTGCACGAAATTGAATCGAAGACAGGATTCAACAACAAGATCCTCTTCCTGTTTCTTGAGAACCTTGTTAAGCTCGGGTTGTTGAGGAAAGATGGCGACAGATATGTGAACAGCGAGATGGCCGATAAGTTCCTGACAGATTCTCCATACTCCCAGCTGTACTATGTCAGGAATGCCATGGAGAGTTCGCTGATATGGCTCAACTTACCCAAAGCCCTGAAAGGTGAGCAGACAAGATTCAACATCGAGAACTTCTTTTCCCAGAGAATCATACACTCATTAGCACAGAACTCATTGCTCGGTGAGTTGCAGAGCACTGTTAAACTCATCTCTTCACTAAATTTCTTCAGAAAGGCAAGAAAGCTCCTAGATCTCGGAGGAGGGCATGGGCTTTATTCAATAGCGTTTACAATGCTGAATGAGAATCTGAAAGCTTATGTTTTCGATCTGCCAGATGTTGTAGAGGAGACAAAGAAGTACATAAGGAAGTACAATGCCAGAAGGGTTGATGTTATACCCGGAAACTTCTTCACGGATGAGCTCGGAGAGGATTACGACATCGTGTTCTCATCCTACAATCCAGGAGGGAAAAGGGCTGAACTGATTCCAAAGATATGGAGATGCTTGAAGAATGGAGGAATTTACATAAACCGGCAGTGTTTTCCCGAGTCCGACATAGATCTCGCAGATCTGCACTGGAATCTGTGGAACTTCGGAATAGAGAAGGGTCTGAAGGCCTATACATTTGAAGGAGATCTGAGCCTTGAGGGATATATAAACGCTTTAGAGGATACCGGCTTTGAAATACTGAATGTTTTCAAGATGAAAGATGATGTGAAGATGATCGTTGCGAGGAAGCTATAG
- a CDS encoding ABC transporter ATP-binding protein: protein MSGGELQKVVIARALAQEPKILLLDEPTNNLDLKNQIELMDILRRIAEERKISAILTMHDLNLASIYADRIIMVKNGRIVANGGSEVLNEKNIRQVYGISVSVFEKDGKRLIVPVRC, encoded by the coding sequence TTGAGTGGAGGAGAGCTGCAGAAAGTTGTTATAGCAAGAGCTTTAGCTCAGGAGCCGAAGATTCTCCTGCTCGACGAGCCGACAAACAACCTCGATCTCAAAAACCAGATCGAGCTTATGGATATTCTCAGAAGGATTGCTGAGGAGAGAAAAATTTCGGCAATTCTGACCATGCATGATCTCAACCTCGCTTCCATATACGCTGACAGAATAATCATGGTCAAAAATGGGAGGATTGTCGCAAATGGTGGGAGCGAGGTTCTGAATGAGAAGAATATAAGGCAGGTTTATGGGATCTCTGTTTCCGTTTTTGAAAAAGATGGAAAGAGGTTGATAGTTCCTGTGAGGTGTTAG
- a CDS encoding FmdE family protein, with protein MGKDDDVYRLIETAKQFHGHICPFLVLGIKASVIALNKLGIDRAEYKESVGEEILAIVECNNCFADGVQIATGCTFGNNSLIYADIGKNAVTVVKRGEWKGIRVYVDAENIRSKYFPKDVLELFDRVIVRREGDEKELEEFRQLWEDIGRELAGVPEEDFWIKEVNVKPIERAPIFNSLRCSVCGELVMETKTRKDRDGKVFCLACLDHVHSVVGRGIEHFNPFEVMK; from the coding sequence ATGGGAAAAGATGATGATGTATACAGACTCATAGAAACTGCAAAGCAATTTCACGGCCATATCTGTCCATTTCTGGTTCTCGGGATTAAAGCATCAGTTATAGCTCTAAATAAGCTTGGAATAGATAGAGCCGAATATAAAGAGAGCGTTGGAGAGGAAATACTGGCTATTGTTGAATGTAACAACTGTTTTGCTGATGGTGTTCAGATAGCTACCGGCTGCACATTCGGGAACAACAGCCTGATCTACGCTGATATTGGAAAGAATGCCGTTACTGTTGTTAAAAGAGGAGAGTGGAAGGGTATCAGGGTTTATGTTGATGCTGAAAACATCAGGAGCAAGTACTTCCCAAAAGATGTACTGGAGCTGTTTGATAGGGTCATCGTCAGAAGAGAGGGAGACGAAAAAGAGCTAGAGGAATTCAGACAACTGTGGGAGGATATCGGGAGAGAGCTTGCTGGAGTTCCTGAGGAGGATTTCTGGATTAAGGAAGTTAATGTGAAACCAATAGAGAGGGCTCCAATTTTCAACAGTCTGAGGTGTTCAGTCTGTGGAGAGCTTGTAATGGAGACAAAAACAAGGAAAGACAGGGATGGGAAGGTTTTCTGCCTCGCCTGCCTGGATCATGTTCACAGCGTTGTTGGAAGGGGTATTGAACATTTCAACCCATTTGAGGTGATGAAATGA
- a CDS encoding 4Fe-4S binding protein, which translates to MVQTELLNRKSNSELYFSGELCRGCQICTSVCPRNAISVFRDDGGFTAEVGDNCNLCGTCSDFCPYGALAVKRDGKKGIFTEILKKELEFEKVSVDDSKCTYCGLCMQNCPHDAISVKRKLNIGKIRGGKIEIRDGCINCRLCVMFCPTKAISVSDRPEINEDRCIYCEICSAVCPKDVISVHCDSCRLQASNVLEGRVEVDESRCATCGICAEVCPENAIRVNRLFKGRQHFKAEKCYGLDCSICKEICPNLAIQYRYTPEKEVIFLDRCNFCGVCENSCPAGAIEIERELSDDVNLLEIHLNGKKVNKKSVIAVNDNCFGCGICSSLCPLIKGGLTIDLAHGKAVVVDSSACTACGVCSSNCPAGAITIREVKT; encoded by the coding sequence ATGGTGCAAACTGAACTTCTCAACAGGAAATCAAATTCAGAGCTATACTTCAGTGGCGAACTCTGCAGGGGGTGTCAGATATGCACATCTGTTTGCCCAAGAAACGCGATATCTGTTTTCAGGGATGATGGGGGATTTACTGCGGAAGTAGGCGATAACTGCAACCTCTGCGGAACATGCTCTGATTTCTGCCCGTATGGGGCTCTGGCAGTTAAGCGAGATGGAAAGAAGGGAATCTTTACGGAAATCCTTAAAAAAGAGCTTGAATTCGAGAAGGTAAGTGTAGATGACAGCAAATGCACCTACTGTGGGTTGTGCATGCAGAACTGCCCACATGATGCCATATCGGTTAAGAGAAAGCTGAACATCGGGAAGATAAGGGGAGGAAAGATCGAAATCAGGGATGGATGTATCAACTGCAGGTTGTGCGTGATGTTCTGCCCGACGAAGGCAATTTCTGTATCTGACAGGCCTGAAATTAATGAGGATAGGTGCATATACTGTGAGATCTGCTCTGCTGTTTGCCCGAAGGATGTTATCTCTGTACACTGCGATTCATGCAGACTCCAGGCAAGTAATGTTCTTGAAGGGCGTGTTGAGGTTGATGAAAGCAGATGTGCGACATGCGGGATCTGTGCAGAGGTTTGTCCAGAGAATGCGATAAGGGTTAACAGGCTGTTCAAGGGTAGACAGCACTTCAAGGCTGAGAAATGCTACGGGCTTGACTGCTCAATCTGCAAAGAGATATGCCCGAATCTGGCCATTCAGTACAGATACACACCTGAAAAAGAGGTTATCTTCCTTGATAGATGCAACTTCTGTGGTGTCTGTGAGAACTCCTGTCCTGCTGGAGCCATAGAGATCGAGAGAGAACTGAGCGATGATGTAAATCTGCTTGAGATTCATCTGAATGGAAAGAAGGTAAACAAGAAATCTGTTATAGCTGTTAACGATAACTGCTTTGGTTGCGGGATATGCAGTTCTCTATGCCCGTTAATCAAGGGAGGATTGACGATTGACCTCGCTCACGGGAAGGCTGTGGTTGTAGATTCATCAGCCTGCACGGCGTGTGGAGTATGCTCATCCAACTGCCCTGCGGGAGCAATAACAATAAGGGAGGTAAAAACTTGA
- the npdG gene encoding NADPH-dependent F420 reductase translates to MKIALIGGTGHLGRGLAIRLAMNGYDVIIGSRGLEKAKRVAEEYNSVLHKISSARVRGLANEDAAEECEIAIFAIPWRHAFSTAEKLRGKLKGKIVISPLVPMEKDGDVMRISKLPEGSAAQKLASILKDSTVICAFNNVPAERFADLNSKFDWSVAVCGDDDDAKKKVIEIINSIDGLEAFDAGPLSISSFVEGITPLLINIMLRNKKKGLGVKFS, encoded by the coding sequence ATGAAGATAGCCCTGATAGGAGGTACTGGGCATTTAGGAAGAGGTTTGGCCATTCGCTTGGCCATGAACGGCTACGATGTTATAATTGGATCCAGAGGGCTTGAAAAGGCGAAGAGGGTTGCTGAGGAGTACAACAGCGTACTCCATAAAATCAGTTCCGCAAGAGTCAGGGGGCTGGCCAATGAGGATGCCGCTGAAGAGTGCGAGATAGCCATTTTCGCCATCCCATGGAGGCACGCTTTCTCAACCGCTGAAAAGCTGAGGGGCAAGCTTAAAGGTAAGATTGTGATCTCACCGCTCGTGCCAATGGAAAAGGATGGAGATGTCATGAGAATTTCCAAACTTCCCGAGGGGTCTGCAGCACAGAAGCTCGCTTCAATCCTTAAGGACAGCACTGTTATCTGCGCGTTCAACAATGTCCCGGCAGAGAGGTTTGCAGATCTGAATTCAAAGTTCGACTGGAGCGTTGCTGTTTGTGGAGACGACGATGATGCGAAGAAGAAGGTAATTGAGATCATAAACTCAATAGACGGGCTTGAAGCATTTGATGCTGGGCCTTTATCCATATCCTCATTCGTGGAGGGTATAACTCCACTCCTGATCAACATCATGCTCAGAAACAAGAAGAAAGGATTGGGTGTTAAGTTTTCATGA
- a CDS encoding NAD(P)-dependent malic enzyme — protein sequence MKVTVEELLEKAKLPEKISSSWHKHYRGKIEIVPKCAIRDLGDFSVWYTPGVAKPCLEIAEDPEKVYDYTNKWNTVAIVTDGTRVLGLGDIGPKAALPVMEGKALLFKYLGGVDAIPIVLDEKDPDRFIEVVKAISPTFGGINLEDISKPKCFYILDRLREELDIPVWHDDQQGTATATLAATLGALKVVGKKLSEVYISVIGVGAANVAAVRLLIKAGADPKKIFIVDSKGILHPNRKDIEAGKDKDPYKWRYCLETNGEGREGGMAEAIEGTDVLIAASKPGPGVIRKEWVEKMNDDAIVFLEANPIPEMWPWEAKEAGARIVGTGRSDFPNQVNNSLVFPAVFRGVLEVRARTITDEMAIEAAKALVAYAERKGLSEDYVIPKMSEPDVFPEVATATAMKAIEQGVARLKLSKEDVYERAKDIILTTEEKIKMLMEKGFISKPPNGVELNLSVIE from the coding sequence ATGAAGGTTACAGTCGAAGAATTGCTGGAAAAAGCTAAACTTCCTGAAAAAATCTCAAGCTCATGGCATAAACACTACAGAGGTAAAATAGAGATTGTTCCGAAATGTGCTATCAGAGACCTAGGAGATTTCAGTGTGTGGTATACTCCCGGAGTTGCGAAACCTTGCTTGGAAATAGCAGAGGATCCTGAGAAGGTGTACGATTACACGAACAAATGGAATACTGTTGCAATCGTCACAGATGGCACAAGAGTTCTCGGTCTCGGAGATATTGGACCTAAAGCTGCCCTTCCAGTTATGGAGGGAAAGGCATTGCTGTTCAAGTATCTGGGTGGGGTTGATGCGATTCCTATTGTTCTGGATGAAAAGGATCCTGACAGGTTTATCGAGGTAGTCAAGGCTATCTCTCCAACATTTGGAGGTATCAACCTGGAGGATATATCCAAGCCAAAGTGCTTTTACATCCTCGACAGGCTCAGAGAGGAGCTTGACATCCCGGTATGGCATGATGATCAGCAGGGTACAGCCACAGCAACTCTCGCAGCAACACTTGGAGCCTTGAAGGTTGTTGGTAAGAAACTTTCAGAAGTTTACATATCAGTAATAGGTGTTGGAGCCGCAAATGTCGCAGCCGTGAGGCTTCTGATAAAGGCTGGAGCGGATCCAAAGAAGATATTCATAGTTGACAGCAAGGGAATTCTGCATCCAAACAGAAAGGATATCGAGGCCGGGAAAGATAAAGATCCATACAAGTGGAGATACTGCCTCGAAACGAACGGCGAGGGCAGAGAGGGAGGGATGGCAGAGGCAATTGAGGGGACGGATGTGCTGATTGCAGCGAGCAAACCGGGCCCAGGAGTTATCAGGAAGGAATGGGTCGAGAAGATGAATGATGATGCCATCGTTTTCCTTGAGGCGAATCCAATACCAGAGATGTGGCCGTGGGAGGCTAAGGAAGCTGGAGCGAGGATAGTCGGGACTGGTAGAAGTGACTTTCCGAATCAGGTGAACAATTCCTTGGTGTTCCCAGCAGTTTTCAGGGGTGTTCTGGAAGTCAGGGCGAGAACGATAACCGATGAGATGGCAATCGAGGCTGCAAAAGCCCTTGTGGCTTATGCGGAGAGAAAGGGTTTGAGCGAAGATTATGTGATACCAAAAATGTCAGAGCCAGATGTCTTTCCAGAAGTTGCCACAGCCACAGCAATGAAGGCTATCGAGCAGGGAGTTGCAAGGCTGAAGCTTTCGAAAGAAGATGTTTATGAAAGAGCAAAAGACATAATACTCACAACCGAAGAAAAAATAAAAATGTTGATGGAAAAGGGTTTCATTAGTAAGCCCCCGAACGGGGTTGAACTCAACCTGTCCGTGATAGAATAA
- a CDS encoding ribbon-helix-helix protein, CopG family, which translates to MSKKYTRVSVALDKKTEEMLNILVRKKNTTVSEIIRRAINTYFELENATTRITPDVTKIYTDFLSDGEHCIVDIEHWTAMWEELNRNSSEEFWEIMERIGYEHGIQYLNKGMTDVYDILRYMEVGNWFRLKIDGEGCYTLVLSTHTSQKFLKVFLENLFKAQNNPVEIYEGYGKLRIVKVRKKD; encoded by the coding sequence ATGAGCAAAAAGTACACGAGAGTTTCGGTAGCTCTTGACAAAAAGACGGAAGAGATGCTCAATATACTCGTCCGAAAAAAGAACACAACTGTTTCTGAAATTATAAGAAGAGCCATAAATACATATTTCGAACTTGAGAATGCGACAACAAGAATTACACCGGATGTGACAAAGATATACACGGACTTTCTCTCCGATGGAGAGCACTGTATTGTCGATATAGAGCACTGGACTGCGATGTGGGAGGAGTTGAACAGGAACTCATCGGAAGAATTCTGGGAAATTATGGAGAGGATAGGCTATGAGCATGGGATACAGTATCTGAACAAGGGCATGACCGATGTTTATGATATCTTAAGATACATGGAGGTTGGCAACTGGTTCAGACTCAAGATAGACGGAGAGGGATGCTACACGCTCGTTTTATCCACGCACACATCTCAAAAGTTCCTCAAAGTCTTTCTCGAGAATCTCTTTAAAGCTCAGAATAATCCGGTTGAGATCTATGAAGGATATGGAAAATTGAGAATCGTTAAAGTTAGAAAGAAGGATTAA
- the hisH gene encoding imidazole glycerol phosphate synthase subunit HisH, with the protein MISIVDYGVGNLKSIKKALEMVGAKTKITRDLEDLKNSSGIVLPGVGAVRPAMEKLKELKEFIKSTDVPVLGICLGMQLFATLSYEGGEVECLNIIPGVVRKFQDDVGKIPHMGWNQIEIVKDNELLHGIESGTFFYFVHSYFLETEKSFILTETDYGISFASAVSKDNYYGVQFHPEKSGDDGIKLLENFYRICRA; encoded by the coding sequence GTGATCTCGATTGTTGATTATGGTGTAGGGAATCTAAAGAGTATAAAAAAAGCCCTTGAGATGGTCGGGGCAAAAACGAAGATAACAAGAGATTTGGAAGATCTGAAGAACTCTTCTGGAATCGTTCTGCCCGGTGTGGGTGCTGTTAGGCCGGCAATGGAGAAACTAAAAGAATTGAAGGAATTCATAAAAAGCACGGATGTACCTGTGCTGGGAATCTGCCTTGGAATGCAGTTGTTCGCAACCCTTAGCTATGAAGGCGGAGAGGTTGAATGTCTGAACATAATTCCCGGAGTCGTTAGGAAATTCCAGGATGATGTTGGAAAGATCCCGCACATGGGGTGGAATCAGATCGAGATCGTTAAGGATAATGAACTACTGCATGGAATAGAGAGTGGAACATTCTTCTATTTCGTCCATTCCTACTTCCTTGAAACTGAAAAAAGCTTCATTTTAACAGAAACAGATTACGGCATTTCCTTTGCCTCAGCAGTAAGCAAGGACAATTACTATGGTGTACAGTTCCATCCGGAAAAGAGTGGAGATGACGGAATTAAGCTCCTCGAGAACTTCTACAGGATCTGCAGGGCTTAA
- a CDS encoding RNA methyltransferase, whose amino-acid sequence MDVCLVELKTPENIGFVARVMKNFGFKNLVLYNCNVSDESYITASHAKDVLENALIVENLEDYLSEKSLVVGTTGITTLSDETYLRKPVFYPDELSEHLKGKAPSISILFGREDYGLYNEEIKLCDVLVSVPTSPEYPVMNVSHAVAVLLYELRGEAYKIEEKCYVKNAEIDRLISYFEDLLNVVRYPKHRIPRTLLMLKRVNSRALMTKNEYTTYLGVVRKIKEYIEKLGRFDGNEKR is encoded by the coding sequence ATGGATGTCTGCCTCGTTGAACTGAAAACCCCGGAAAACATAGGCTTTGTAGCGAGGGTTATGAAAAATTTCGGCTTCAAGAATCTGGTGCTGTACAACTGCAACGTCTCCGATGAGTCATACATCACCGCAAGCCACGCGAAAGATGTGCTTGAGAATGCTCTGATTGTGGAAAACTTGGAGGATTATCTATCGGAAAAGAGCCTCGTTGTTGGAACCACTGGAATAACAACTTTAAGCGATGAAACATATCTAAGAAAACCGGTTTTCTATCCGGATGAGCTATCAGAGCATTTGAAGGGTAAGGCACCATCAATATCGATTCTTTTTGGCAGGGAGGACTATGGGCTTTACAATGAGGAGATAAAGCTGTGTGATGTGCTGGTTTCAGTTCCAACCAGCCCGGAATACCCGGTCATGAATGTGAGTCATGCTGTGGCCGTGCTTCTTTATGAGCTAAGGGGAGAAGCTTATAAGATCGAGGAGAAATGCTATGTTAAAAATGCCGAGATAGACAGGCTTATATCATACTTCGAAGATTTACTCAATGTTGTGAGGTATCCGAAGCACAGAATACCGAGAACGCTGCTGATGCTGAAGAGAGTGAATTCAAGGGCTTTGATGACCAAAAACGAATATACAACCTACCTGGGTGTTGTGAGGAAGATTAAAGAATACATTGAAAAATTGGGAAGATTCGATGGAAATGAGAAGCGATAG
- a CDS encoding AI-2E family transporter → MEMRSDRIKPDKWILMLFIGIVATLSLMVYFFSPLLDGILMGVAFSYVAKPIKKKLDTKMNKNVSSLIATLIILVPVSILLFYGIFQGIMQAANIITHQKEFQDQIIDILKDSGLSEYYIKQIESFIPNILSFISKNILQMSAIDLTFKIISFVMNFFISMVVCFYALADGDTFIKKSLRIIPDEYRTKFGNFIEEVDNVFLGLWFGNFAVAVLIGIASIPFFLAFNIPYTALLSGLIFLAALIPVFAEWMVLIPVTIYIALQSVHAAIWFIVLGAIFLYILPELILRPYLLSYTSRIHPLIILLSFIGGGMVAGVTGFFLAPMIAGLVTAIYNIYTR, encoded by the coding sequence ATGGAAATGAGAAGCGATAGGATCAAGCCGGACAAATGGATTTTGATGCTCTTTATCGGGATAGTCGCAACCCTCTCACTGATGGTGTACTTCTTCTCCCCCTTGCTAGATGGAATACTGATGGGAGTAGCTTTCTCTTATGTTGCGAAGCCGATCAAAAAGAAGCTGGACACTAAAATGAACAAAAACGTATCATCCCTCATAGCAACCCTGATTATTCTCGTCCCTGTTTCAATTCTGCTCTTTTATGGAATATTTCAGGGAATAATGCAGGCTGCGAACATCATAACCCACCAGAAAGAATTTCAGGATCAGATAATAGACATCCTCAAGGACTCTGGCCTGAGCGAGTACTATATAAAGCAGATCGAGTCCTTCATACCGAATATACTTTCCTTCATTTCCAAGAACATTTTGCAAATGAGCGCGATAGACCTCACTTTCAAGATAATCTCATTTGTCATGAACTTCTTCATCTCGATGGTCGTTTGCTTTTATGCCCTTGCTGATGGAGACACCTTCATCAAAAAATCCCTGAGAATAATCCCGGATGAGTACAGAACCAAGTTCGGCAACTTCATAGAGGAAGTTGACAACGTTTTTCTGGGCTTGTGGTTTGGGAATTTCGCTGTTGCCGTTTTGATAGGTATAGCAAGCATACCTTTCTTCCTGGCATTCAACATTCCATACACTGCCCTCCTATCTGGCTTGATTTTCCTCGCAGCTTTGATACCGGTTTTCGCTGAGTGGATGGTTTTAATTCCGGTTACGATCTACATAGCCCTGCAGAGCGTGCATGCTGCGATATGGTTCATTGTTCTGGGTGCGATCTTTCTTTACATACTTCCGGAGCTCATTCTCAGGCCATACCTTTTGTCATACACATCAAGAATTCATCCTCTGATAATCCTCCTGTCTTTCATTGGGGGAGGTATGGTTGCTGGAGTAACGGGTTTCTTCTTAGCCCCGATGATAGCCGGTTTGGTTACAGCAATATACAACATCTACACGAGATAG
- a CDS encoding phosphate ABC transporter ATP-binding protein: MNAIVTENLHIYYRSSHVIKEINLKIPEKRVFAIMGPSGCGKSTFLRALNRLLELNESARVKGDIRLYGKSIFEMNPVEVRKRIGMVFQQVNPFPHLSVFDNVAIGLRLNRVLKSKKEIMERVKWALKKSALWDEVKDRLEAPATSLSGGQQQRLCIARALALKPEVILMDEPTANLDPVATEKIEDLIYELKRDYTIVIVTHSPSQAARVSDYVAFLYMGELIEVGEVEQIFENPREKLTERYLTGRIG, from the coding sequence ATGAACGCAATAGTTACCGAAAATCTTCACATCTATTACAGGAGTAGCCATGTGATAAAGGAAATAAATCTCAAGATTCCTGAGAAAAGGGTATTTGCGATAATGGGCCCAAGTGGGTGTGGAAAATCTACCTTTCTAAGGGCATTAAACAGACTGCTCGAGTTGAATGAATCTGCAAGGGTAAAAGGAGATATCAGGCTTTATGGTAAGAGTATCTTTGAAATGAATCCAGTTGAGGTAAGAAAGAGAATAGGTATGGTTTTTCAGCAAGTAAACCCTTTTCCTCACCTGAGCGTTTTCGACAATGTTGCAATAGGATTGAGGCTAAACAGGGTTTTAAAGTCTAAGAAAGAAATCATGGAGCGAGTTAAGTGGGCTTTGAAAAAATCTGCACTTTGGGATGAGGTCAAAGATAGGTTAGAAGCTCCTGCAACATCTCTAAGCGGTGGGCAACAGCAGAGATTGTGTATTGCAAGAGCCTTGGCTTTAAAACCTGAAGTAATCTTAATGGATGAACCTACAGCCAATCTCGATCCAGTAGCTACAGAAAAAATCGAGGATTTGATATACGAACTGAAAAGAGATTATACGATTGTTATTGTAACACATTCTCCTTCACAGGCTGCAAGAGTGTCCGATTATGTCGCCTTCTTGTATATGGGAGAGCTCATAGAAGTCGGAGAGGTTGAACAGATCTTTGAGAATCCAAGAGAAAAACTAACGGAGAGGTATCTAACTGGAAGAATTGGTTAA
- the pstA gene encoding phosphate ABC transporter permease PstA encodes MDSPKNATNSLTNSLTIRIIKEKIFLISIAVFTAAAIIPLFHIIYSVIVRGIPALSIEFLLGSLPAPNDGLGGIGPAIAGTFVLVFLSSLIGLPIAILAGIYSAEYPNSILGRLTKTLLQIMLEFPTILVGVFVMQVVVIPMGSYSALAGAFALAIVMMPYVAISTEEALKEIPFTYREAGFSLGLSRFKVVFHILMKMARKGILTGVLIGMAKVAGETAPLLFSAGGSSRIYFAGLDKPVGAIPLLIYNLIQQPYENYHQIAWGAALVLMLIFLGIFIPIRLKIKEVKL; translated from the coding sequence ATGGATAGCCCAAAAAATGCAACAAACAGTCTAACAAACAGCCTAACAATCAGAATCATCAAAGAGAAGATTTTCCTCATCAGCATAGCCGTGTTCACCGCTGCAGCAATAATACCTCTTTTCCACATAATCTACAGCGTAATCGTGAGGGGCATTCCTGCTCTGAGCATAGAGTTTCTTCTGGGTTCACTACCCGCACCAAACGATGGGCTCGGTGGGATAGGCCCCGCAATAGCTGGAACCTTCGTCCTCGTATTCCTCTCATCGCTAATAGGTTTGCCCATAGCAATTCTTGCAGGAATATACTCTGCCGAATATCCCAACAGCATTCTTGGCAGGCTGACAAAAACCCTCTTACAGATCATGCTTGAGTTTCCGACGATACTTGTTGGTGTTTTTGTGATGCAGGTTGTTGTGATTCCAATGGGATCTTACTCAGCATTAGCTGGAGCTTTTGCCCTTGCAATCGTCATGATGCCGTATGTTGCTATCTCAACTGAGGAAGCTTTGAAAGAAATTCCGTTCACCTACAGAGAGGCCGGATTTAGCCTAGGACTGTCGAGATTCAAGGTTGTCTTTCATATACTGATGAAGATGGCAAGAAAGGGTATCCTAACAGGAGTTCTGATCGGAATGGCAAAGGTTGCTGGAGAGACCGCTCCTCTGCTGTTCTCCGCTGGGGGCTCGAGCAGGATATACTTTGCTGGTTTGGATAAACCTGTTGGAGCGATTCCACTGCTAATCTACAATCTAATCCAGCAACCCTACGAAAATTACCACCAGATCGCATGGGGGGCTGCCTTAGTGCTCATGTTAATCTTCCTTGGGATCTTCATCCCGATAAGGTTGAAGATTAAGGAGGTTAAGCTATGA